One segment of Candidatus Poribacteria bacterium DNA contains the following:
- a CDS encoding M23 family metallopeptidase: MYTVILMSSRKNSVRQHAITRVHVFFFCCFVLLLFTLAIGGFNYGLLQKRQRSNSEKQLQVSTEKKIEQLTQEKLRIESELTVINEEMKTIRQMTEQIKEVLGIFGQGGGLSSSTEGATGTEGAYDTQQENSSAIDRNSDDTHENPKSLTPEILKQEVLFVYNYMIEHQKQLGEYPSILPVDLQQANGEKHAYWYSSQFGWRLHPLTQKREFHQGLDIKTEPGVPVIAAAAGTIAEVKQDGHFGKTVRINHESLLLETLYAHLQDYADNLKVRQEVTRGQLIGYVGNTGRSTGPHLHYGIYDMQKERWVNPIKYILDQEPTISR; encoded by the coding sequence ATGTATACTGTTATTTTAATGTCATCTCGTAAGAATTCGGTCCGACAGCACGCCATCACACGAGTGCATGTTTTTTTCTTCTGTTGCTTCGTTCTGCTGCTATTCACACTAGCGATCGGCGGATTCAATTATGGACTTCTCCAAAAGCGGCAGCGATCCAATTCCGAAAAACAATTACAAGTGAGTACGGAAAAGAAAATTGAACAACTCACGCAGGAAAAACTTCGGATTGAATCGGAACTTACTGTTATCAATGAAGAGATGAAAACTATCCGCCAAATGACCGAACAGATCAAGGAAGTCTTAGGTATTTTCGGTCAAGGCGGTGGGCTTAGTAGTAGTACTGAGGGTGCCACAGGGACTGAAGGAGCCTATGATACACAGCAGGAAAATAGCTCAGCGATTGATAGAAACTCAGATGATACACACGAAAACCCGAAATCGCTAACGCCTGAGATCCTCAAGCAAGAAGTTCTGTTTGTCTATAACTATATGATCGAACATCAAAAACAACTTGGTGAATATCCTTCCATTTTACCGGTGGATCTCCAACAAGCAAATGGAGAGAAACACGCTTATTGGTACTCGTCTCAATTTGGGTGGCGTCTGCATCCATTGACACAGAAACGCGAATTTCATCAAGGATTGGACATTAAAACCGAACCCGGGGTCCCTGTCATAGCTGCCGCTGCTGGTACAATTGCAGAAGTGAAACAAGATGGACATTTTGGAAAAACAGTCAGAATCAACCATGAATCACTGCTGCTCGAAACGTTGTACGCGCATTTGCAAGATTACGCCGACAATCTCAAAGTTAGACAAGAGGTGACGCGGGGACAACTTATCGGCTACGTCGGAAATACCGGTCGTAGCACAGGTCCACACCTCCACTATGGCATTTATGATATGCAAAAAGAGCGGTGGGTAAACCCGATCAAATACATCTTAGATCAGGAACCAACGATTTCACGTTAA
- a CDS encoding extracellular solute-binding protein, with protein MSYFKSLLWGTVLFFLALPILSFAQDQLVIISPHPEGIETEFGTNFEKWYHEQTGRTVKTDWRDVGGTSSNYRFIESEFKRVPDGIGIDIFFGGGTDNYLRLSNMGWLHTYKLPEIQLAQMMQSFQGIPLYDAEHQWYGAALSSFGIMYNEELREILQLPKATAWEDLGDLALLGKIGAADPRESGSAHMVYEIILQTLGWDEGFALLTKIGGNVRGFSAGANAIPTDVVAGQVIYGLAIDFYAYGQIAVVGADKIKYTVPADGAVVTADPIAILKGAPNLPVAQKFLEFVLSEDAQKLWMLRDTDPEGPQWKGGLNRASVLPALYDKLGERCIVPNPFAMEGTPFRYDSDKGGGRWNIVNDLFGVLIIDSHKDLVNAWKAIQKCKDPAKRDAAIAVLTKMPTTEAEAMQMAATDWKDPSIRNEKIKEWGQFAKEKFKEARNLAK; from the coding sequence ATGTCTTATTTTAAGTCCCTACTTTGGGGAACAGTCTTATTTTTTCTCGCGCTTCCTATTCTTTCATTTGCCCAAGACCAACTCGTCATCATCTCCCCACACCCTGAAGGCATTGAGACAGAATTCGGCACAAATTTCGAGAAATGGTACCACGAACAGACCGGTAGAACCGTCAAGACGGATTGGCGAGATGTCGGCGGAACCTCCTCCAACTACCGATTTATTGAATCAGAGTTTAAACGCGTCCCCGACGGTATCGGCATTGATATCTTCTTCGGGGGCGGGACTGACAACTACCTCCGTCTCTCAAACATGGGGTGGCTGCACACCTACAAACTTCCTGAGATACAACTGGCACAGATGATGCAATCCTTCCAAGGGATTCCGCTCTATGATGCTGAACATCAGTGGTATGGTGCAGCCTTATCCAGTTTCGGTATCATGTACAATGAGGAACTTCGTGAAATACTTCAACTCCCTAAAGCCACGGCATGGGAGGATTTAGGGGATCTCGCCCTACTCGGTAAAATCGGCGCAGCCGATCCCAGAGAAAGTGGTTCCGCACACATGGTGTACGAGATTATCCTTCAAACCCTCGGATGGGATGAAGGCTTCGCACTCCTAACGAAAATCGGTGGTAACGTCCGAGGTTTTTCTGCCGGTGCTAATGCTATTCCGACAGATGTCGTTGCTGGACAAGTCATCTACGGCCTCGCCATCGACTTTTACGCCTACGGTCAAATCGCTGTCGTCGGGGCGGATAAAATTAAATATACTGTTCCAGCCGACGGTGCGGTCGTCACTGCTGATCCAATTGCAATCCTTAAAGGCGCACCGAATCTGCCAGTCGCGCAAAAGTTCCTTGAATTCGTTTTATCGGAAGATGCCCAGAAACTTTGGATGCTTCGCGACACCGATCCAGAGGGGCCCCAATGGAAAGGTGGCTTGAACCGCGCAAGCGTGCTACCAGCACTCTACGATAAACTCGGTGAAAGATGTATTGTTCCAAATCCGTTTGCTATGGAAGGAACCCCATTCCGATACGATTCAGATAAAGGTGGTGGACGTTGGAATATCGTCAACGATCTCTTCGGGGTCCTCATTATCGATTCCCACAAAGACCTCGTCAATGCCTGGAAAGCGATCCAGAAGTGTAAAGATCCCGCAAAACGTGACGCAGCGATCGCTGTTCTCACGAAGATGCCTACCACTGAAGCAGAAGCAATGCAGATGGCGGCTACTGACTGGAAAGATCCCAGTATCCGCAATGAAAAGATCAAGGAATGGGGACAATTCGCTAAAGAGAAGTTCAAAGAGGCACGGAATTTGGCAAAATAG
- the gguB gene encoding sugar ABC transporter permease — protein MKHLDFRMYAMVLALVCVWVIFTLLTGGTFLSTRNLSNLSRQAAVTAILAVGMTLVIVSANIDLSVGYGAGLLGAIAAIIHVRWGQPILLTLFAVICIGILIGLMQGYLVAYQRIPAFIVTLGGFLAYRGLMLAFTRGETILLPDNWLKAIGNAYLSPTLGWGLVVVGLCISGERFYRQHTRRLQYGTEKASRLLVLLKIAGISALIAGFIAVMNAHKGIPFPVCILFGLAFVFHFIANHTRFGRYVYAVGGNAEAAYLSGVNVRSITLRVFATMGALMAIAGVVLTARVGSASPEAGRLLELDTIAACVIGGASLMGGRGSIFGAILGALVMESLNNGMSMANMGAAWQDIIKGVVLVAAVGFDMASRRR, from the coding sequence ATGAAGCACCTCGATTTCCGTATGTATGCGATGGTGCTTGCCCTCGTCTGTGTATGGGTGATTTTCACACTACTGACCGGCGGCACCTTCCTCAGTACACGGAACCTGTCTAACCTCTCCCGTCAAGCCGCGGTTACAGCGATTCTTGCTGTAGGCATGACCCTGGTTATTGTCTCTGCTAACATTGATCTTTCTGTCGGTTATGGTGCCGGGTTACTCGGTGCTATCGCAGCAATTATACACGTGCGGTGGGGACAACCGATTCTCCTGACCCTTTTCGCCGTTATTTGCATCGGCATTCTAATAGGACTGATGCAAGGTTATCTCGTGGCGTATCAACGCATCCCCGCATTCATTGTTACGTTAGGTGGATTTTTGGCGTATCGTGGTTTAATGTTAGCCTTTACCAGAGGCGAGACCATCCTACTGCCAGACAATTGGCTCAAAGCAATCGGTAATGCCTACCTCTCGCCGACACTTGGGTGGGGGCTCGTGGTTGTTGGGCTCTGCATAAGTGGTGAACGCTTTTACCGACAGCACACCAGACGGCTACAGTATGGCACTGAAAAAGCCTCCCGACTCCTCGTTCTATTGAAGATAGCCGGGATATCGGCACTGATTGCGGGGTTCATCGCCGTGATGAATGCCCATAAGGGAATTCCTTTTCCAGTGTGCATTCTGTTTGGATTGGCGTTTGTGTTTCATTTTATCGCGAACCACACCCGTTTTGGACGTTATGTTTATGCGGTCGGTGGGAATGCAGAGGCAGCTTACCTTTCAGGGGTCAACGTACGCAGTATTACCTTGAGGGTGTTCGCGACGATGGGGGCATTGATGGCGATTGCTGGCGTTGTCTTAACAGCACGCGTCGGAAGTGCGAGTCCAGAAGCCGGCCGGTTGTTAGAGTTGGATACTATTGCTGCGTGTGTCATCGGTGGTGCCAGTTTAATGGGTGGACGTGGGAGCATCTTTGGCGCGATTTTAGGCGCGCTCGTCATGGAAAGTCTCAACAACGGGATGAGCATGGCAAACATGGGTGCCGCGTGGCAGGACATCATCAAAGGTGTCGTACTCGTCGCTGCAGTCGGGTTTGATATGGCATCACGGCGGCGATGA
- a CDS encoding SDR family NAD(P)-dependent oxidoreductase, with product MKLENRIAIITGGGRGIGHSTALAFAREGADIVLAARTDAEINAVAKEVEELGRRALAIKTDIQLKTDVDAMVAQTLDAFGKVDILVNNAGVAIHNPIPKIREEDWDLTMAVNLKGVFLGTQAVFSHMCEQKYGHIVNVSSVSGKSGHVNGGAYCASKFAVVGFTETTNNEGRPHGVKASVVCPGPVDTKMRRDNHPDDVIAHLTLPEDVADLILFLVTQPPRAHTLETVIRTPLM from the coding sequence GTGAAACTTGAAAACCGTATTGCGATTATCACAGGCGGCGGACGCGGCATTGGTCATTCAACCGCTTTAGCGTTTGCCAGAGAAGGTGCTGATATCGTCCTCGCTGCACGCACCGATGCCGAGATAAACGCTGTCGCCAAAGAGGTAGAGGAGCTCGGCAGACGTGCACTCGCTATCAAAACCGATATTCAGTTGAAAACCGATGTCGATGCGATGGTTGCCCAAACGCTTGATGCCTTCGGCAAAGTGGATATTCTTGTTAATAACGCAGGCGTGGCAATCCACAACCCGATTCCGAAGATTCGGGAAGAGGATTGGGATCTGACGATGGCGGTCAATCTTAAGGGCGTATTTCTCGGCACGCAAGCCGTCTTCAGCCACATGTGTGAGCAGAAATATGGGCATATCGTCAATGTTTCCTCAGTCTCTGGCAAATCTGGGCATGTCAACGGTGGCGCGTATTGCGCATCTAAATTCGCTGTTGTTGGCTTCACGGAGACGACGAATAATGAAGGCAGACCGCACGGGGTGAAAGCCTCGGTTGTTTGTCCGGGTCCCGTGGATACCAAGATGCGCCGTGATAACCATCCAGACGATGTAATTGCGCATCTCACGCTTCCAGAGGATGTCGCGGATCTAATTCTGTTTCTCGTGACGCAACCACCGCGCGCACATACTTTGGAAACCGTTATCCGAACGCCTTTGATGTGA
- a CDS encoding TatD family hydrolase: protein MLIDSHAHIQLSQFDRDRDVVLKRAQEAGISAILVIGFDMETSLGAVELAEKHAHIYATVGMHPHDAKDLTPDVLKTFRKLAAHPKVIALGEMGLDYYRNLSPRLLQKAAFEEQLDLAEAMQMPIIIHNRDAYMDILPILEARHGSIRGVLHCFTGDVELMHRSLAIGFHIGVGGIVTYPNAKDVQAVAREVPEDRLLIETDCPWLAPQFRRGKRNEPAYVRAVAEKIAELRNTSVETIGETTARNFEILFAQT from the coding sequence ATGCTTATTGATTCGCATGCACATATTCAGCTCTCCCAATTCGATCGCGACCGTGATGTGGTGCTAAAACGCGCACAGGAAGCTGGGATCTCTGCTATCCTCGTTATCGGATTTGATATGGAGACGAGCCTCGGCGCAGTGGAATTAGCGGAGAAGCATGCACACATCTACGCCACCGTCGGGATGCATCCGCATGACGCAAAAGACCTAACACCAGATGTTCTTAAGACATTTCGGAAGCTCGCTGCACATCCGAAGGTGATTGCCCTCGGCGAGATGGGATTGGACTATTATCGCAACCTCTCACCGCGTCTGCTGCAAAAGGCGGCGTTTGAGGAACAGTTAGACCTCGCCGAAGCGATGCAAATGCCCATCATTATCCACAATCGTGATGCGTATATGGACATTCTACCTATATTGGAAGCACGACACGGGAGCATCCGAGGGGTCCTGCACTGCTTTACTGGCGATGTGGAATTGATGCACAGAAGCCTTGCTATCGGATTCCATATCGGTGTCGGTGGAATCGTGACCTACCCAAATGCCAAGGATGTCCAAGCGGTTGCGAGGGAAGTGCCTGAAGATCGGTTGCTCATAGAGACGGATTGTCCGTGGCTGGCACCGCAGTTTCGCCGGGGCAAACGGAATGAACCCGCTTATGTCCGGGCTGTAGCGGAAAAGATTGCCGAGCTCCGTAACACTTCCGTTGAGACAATCGGTGAAACGACGGCAAGAAATTTTGAGATTCTATTCGCACAAACATGA
- a CDS encoding mandelate racemase/muconate lactonizing enzyme family protein, with amino-acid sequence MKIKAVRTSLYDIPPEVERVDAIQTFVSMEFPFIEIEDADGVIGTGFSYTIGKGGAAIKQIMDAYLTPILLEEDAANIDRIWNRMWMDTHWVGRGGIVTLGMAAVDIALWDLMAKRAELPLYQLLGGARASVPVYNTDGGWLHLSEDELVRQSVEFVEQGFKGIKIKVGRDSLHEDVARIFAVRKAIGQEPYLMIDANMKWNAREAIQLACRVEEAGLFWFEEPIEADDVESHVTLREKTTIPIAIGETIYNKYVFKEYIAQGAADILQPDAVRVGGISEWMKVAHTAACFGLSVSPHFLMDLHVHLSAAVPHSLFVEYIPSFDPVLEDTLVLRDGHFSPPDRPGHGILFDKQKLGAYQIS; translated from the coding sequence ATGAAAATCAAAGCGGTTCGCACATCTCTTTATGACATCCCACCTGAAGTTGAACGGGTTGATGCTATCCAGACTTTTGTTTCTATGGAGTTTCCGTTCATTGAGATTGAAGACGCAGATGGCGTTATCGGGACTGGGTTTTCCTATACTATCGGCAAAGGTGGAGCGGCGATCAAACAGATTATGGATGCCTATCTCACACCTATCCTTCTTGAAGAGGATGCCGCCAACATTGATCGGATTTGGAACCGGATGTGGATGGATACGCATTGGGTAGGGAGAGGCGGTATTGTCACTTTAGGCATGGCAGCGGTAGACATTGCCCTCTGGGACCTCATGGCAAAACGCGCGGAACTGCCGCTCTATCAACTCCTCGGGGGCGCGAGAGCGTCTGTTCCTGTTTATAATACAGACGGCGGATGGTTACATCTCTCCGAAGATGAGCTTGTCAGGCAGTCTGTCGAATTTGTTGAGCAGGGCTTCAAGGGAATCAAGATTAAGGTCGGACGCGACAGCCTCCACGAGGACGTCGCACGAATCTTTGCCGTCAGGAAGGCGATCGGTCAAGAACCCTACCTCATGATTGATGCGAATATGAAGTGGAACGCACGGGAAGCGATTCAACTTGCCTGCCGCGTCGAAGAGGCAGGACTCTTCTGGTTTGAGGAGCCGATTGAGGCGGACGATGTGGAGAGCCACGTCACACTCCGCGAGAAAACGACTATCCCAATTGCTATTGGCGAGACGATTTACAATAAATATGTCTTTAAGGAGTACATTGCACAAGGCGCAGCGGACATCCTCCAACCCGATGCCGTCCGCGTTGGTGGTATCTCTGAGTGGATGAAAGTTGCGCATACGGCGGCATGCTTCGGGCTTTCCGTATCGCCACACTTCCTGATGGATTTACACGTGCATCTCTCGGCAGCGGTGCCGCACTCGCTTTTTGTGGAATACATTCCATCATTTGACCCGGTACTTGAAGATACCTTGGTGCTTAGAGATGGACACTTTTCACCGCCGGATCGTCCGGGACACGGCATTTTGTTCGATAAGCAGAAACTTGGGGCGTATCAAATATCGTAG
- a CDS encoding sugar phosphate isomerase/epimerase, which produces MFKLGVINDEVSQDFATVVNFVKEFNLHSIEIRSVWDKLPNELTDADIDEMKRLLDGTDIEIIGVASPFFKCDIDNAAERKEHLEILKGCIRTAKAFDTNLIRTFVFWDTGETEKRWDEIIASYDEPRRMIDGEGIVLGMENESTTSLRTAKLTGEFIEEIDSPNIRGIWDPANEAHAKGGETPYPDAYNRMKSTMIHAHLKDAGPNPDTGEIESVPVGDGIIDWEGQLQALIDEGYEGHLCLETHWRPSLKIDEAILNRPAGQAFSEAGEEASRICIQNLLAMIENLKQ; this is translated from the coding sequence ATGTTTAAACTCGGTGTTATCAACGACGAGGTCTCACAGGACTTTGCTACCGTTGTTAATTTTGTAAAAGAATTCAATCTGCACTCCATCGAAATCCGATCGGTCTGGGACAAACTGCCTAACGAGTTGACCGATGCCGACATCGATGAGATGAAACGCTTACTCGACGGCACGGATATAGAAATTATTGGGGTCGCATCCCCGTTTTTTAAATGCGATATAGACAACGCTGCAGAACGAAAAGAACATCTTGAGATACTCAAAGGGTGCATCCGGACAGCAAAGGCGTTTGATACCAACCTCATCCGTACCTTCGTCTTTTGGGACACCGGCGAAACGGAGAAACGGTGGGACGAGATTATCGCCTCTTACGATGAACCGCGCAGAATGATAGATGGCGAAGGCATCGTCCTCGGCATGGAGAACGAATCTACGACTTCACTCCGCACCGCCAAGCTCACAGGGGAATTTATTGAGGAGATTGATTCACCGAATATCCGTGGTATCTGGGATCCTGCCAACGAGGCGCACGCCAAGGGTGGTGAGACTCCGTATCCTGATGCCTACAATCGCATGAAATCGACGATGATCCATGCCCATCTCAAGGATGCGGGTCCGAACCCTGATACGGGCGAAATAGAATCTGTGCCTGTTGGCGACGGTATTATCGACTGGGAAGGGCAACTACAAGCCTTGATTGATGAGGGTTACGAAGGACATCTCTGTCTTGAAACACATTGGCGACCCTCACTGAAAATTGACGAAGCCATTCTGAATCGTCCAGCAGGGCAAGCATTCTCTGAAGCCGGTGAGGAAGCCTCTCGTATCTGTATCCAAAATTTATTGGCGATGATTGAGAACCTAAAACAGTAG
- a CDS encoding type II toxin-antitoxin system HicB family antitoxin, with amino-acid sequence MKTQKYIYWQDEDMFLGYLEAYPDYWTQGETLAELEENLLDIYMELTSGTILLPSAPRTKH; translated from the coding sequence ATGAAGACACAAAAGTACATTTACTGGCAAGATGAGGACATGTTTCTTGGCTACCTTGAGGCATACCCCGATTATTGGACGCAGGGCGAAACATTAGCGGAATTAGAGGAAAATCTCCTTGACATTTACATGGAACTTACGAGCGGCACCATTCTTCTCCCTTCCGCACCTCGTACGAAGCATTAA